One genomic segment of Hymenobacter psoromatis includes these proteins:
- a CDS encoding acyl-CoA thioesterase has protein sequence MPALADQIARAETRIFKAVFPNTVNHYDTLFGGATLHLMDEVAFITATRFSRLKMVTVSSDKVDFTHPIPGGTLVELIGNVVRVGTTSLQVRVELFVEQMYSEDRLLAVTGSFTFVAVDENRRPTPIRPV, from the coding sequence ATGCCAGCCCTCGCCGACCAGATTGCCCGCGCCGAAACGCGCATCTTCAAAGCCGTTTTCCCGAATACTGTCAACCATTACGACACGCTGTTCGGCGGCGCCACCCTGCACCTGATGGACGAGGTGGCCTTCATCACGGCCACCCGCTTCTCGCGCCTCAAAATGGTAACGGTATCCTCTGATAAAGTGGATTTTACGCATCCTATTCCAGGCGGCACGCTGGTCGAGCTCATCGGCAACGTGGTGCGCGTGGGCACCACCAGCCTGCAAGTGCGGGTCGAATTATTTGTGGAGCAGATGTACTCCGAGGACCGTCTGCTGGCCGTGACCGGCTCCTTCACTTTCGTGGCCGTGGACGAGAACCGGCGACCTACCCCCATCCGGCCAGTGTAG
- a CDS encoding AAA family ATPase, with translation MLTSLRIQNFRSIRDASVKLGQVNLFIGPNNSGKSNYLKGVELIAGLLSNSNKAPHAGRDNLPKELQHRPYDSPATMAFTTVADLTDGKHTAVLTWLTDDVIQQRILIQKNSIKIPLDSNLGIINGEFQSTPRELYSMTKNTLIYNTNPERLKTSSNLRSISILSPDGADLVLFLFHLDQNHKPHFNRLVDDLKNCVQDIVAITTPADPDEPGKLKLKFFDQKGTAYWAEEVSEGVLYFLALLCIVHQPDPPKLLLLEEPEKGIHPRRIKEVMDFIFELARLRDIQIILTSHSPYVVDHFADIPECISVFDRENGETVIHNAADIIAETNAKLEAAGQEAIHYTDALGEYWVSGFLGGVPEVLGA, from the coding sequence ATGCTCACCTCCCTTCGCATCCAGAACTTCCGCAGCATCCGCGACGCCTCGGTGAAGCTGGGGCAGGTAAATCTGTTTATCGGGCCGAATAATTCGGGGAAGTCGAATTATCTGAAGGGGGTTGAATTAATAGCAGGATTATTATCGAACAGTAATAAGGCCCCTCACGCGGGGCGAGATAACCTACCTAAGGAATTGCAGCATAGACCCTACGATTCCCCTGCGACAATGGCTTTTACTACAGTTGCGGACTTAACAGATGGCAAGCATACTGCTGTACTAACATGGTTAACTGATGATGTTATACAACAGAGAATTTTAATTCAAAAAAATTCCATCAAAATTCCACTTGATTCTAATCTAGGAATTATTAATGGAGAGTTTCAGTCTACTCCCCGCGAACTATATTCCATGACCAAGAATACTTTAATTTACAATACTAACCCTGAACGACTAAAAACCAGTAGTAATCTTCGTAGCATTAGTATCTTATCCCCAGATGGCGCTGACTTAGTTTTATTCTTATTCCACCTGGACCAAAATCATAAGCCGCATTTTAATCGCCTTGTAGATGACTTAAAGAATTGCGTGCAAGATATAGTTGCTATAACTACTCCTGCTGACCCAGATGAACCTGGCAAATTAAAGCTCAAATTTTTCGACCAAAAAGGCACTGCTTACTGGGCCGAGGAAGTCTCAGAAGGCGTTCTTTACTTCCTAGCTCTTCTTTGCATCGTCCACCAACCGGACCCGCCGAAGCTGTTGCTACTGGAAGAACCCGAAAAAGGAATTCACCCGCGCCGCATTAAGGAGGTAATGGATTTCATTTTTGAATTGGCTCGGTTACGCGACATTCAAATTATTCTTACCTCACACAGTCCCTACGTAGTAGACCATTTCGCCGATATTCCCGAGTGCATTTCAGTATTTGACCGGGAGAATGGTGAGACGGTAATTCACAATGCGGCTGACATTATTGCCGAAACCAATGCTAAGTTGGAAGCTGCTGGACAAGAGGCAATTCATTATACTGATGCGTTAGGAGAATACTGGGTATCTGGTTTTCTGGGTGGTGTGCCTGAAGTACTTGGTGCGTAA
- a CDS encoding class I SAM-dependent rRNA methyltransferase yields the protein MPTTVVLKNGKDHSLRRRHPWVFSGAITRAVGEPQEGEAVRVETQSGEVLGVGHYSGSGSIAVRMLDFGPEAELPTPDFWVKRLTNAYALRQRLGLTGTADTNVFRLVHAEGDGLPGLIIDVYGDVAVVQAHSVGMYRARPEIADALKVVFGDKLRAIYDKSAETTPGHAVGDNKNGYLFGASTGAEHLVHENGHQFAVDWETGQKTGFFIDQRDNRALLARYSAGRRVLNTFCYTGGFSVYALEAGAELVHSVDSSKKAIALTERNAELSHHADRHAAYPDDVLTFLKSHSAEYDLLVLDPPAFAKHQSARHAALMGYKRLNAAGIAHLAPGGLLFTFSCSQVVSPELFEGAVLAAAIEAGRPARILHRLTQPADHPVSLFHPEGAYLKGLVLAVE from the coding sequence ATGCCTACCACCGTCGTCCTCAAAAACGGAAAAGACCACTCCCTGCGCCGCCGCCATCCCTGGGTTTTTTCGGGGGCCATTACCCGCGCGGTGGGCGAGCCGCAGGAAGGCGAGGCGGTGCGCGTCGAAACCCAATCGGGCGAAGTGCTGGGGGTAGGGCACTACTCGGGCAGCGGCTCCATCGCGGTGCGGATGCTGGATTTTGGGCCGGAAGCCGAACTCCCTACACCTGATTTTTGGGTGAAGCGCCTGACCAACGCCTACGCGCTGCGCCAGCGCCTGGGCCTCACGGGCACGGCCGATACCAACGTTTTTCGCCTCGTGCACGCCGAGGGCGACGGCCTGCCGGGCCTCATCATCGACGTGTATGGCGATGTGGCCGTGGTGCAGGCGCACAGCGTGGGCATGTACCGCGCCCGCCCCGAAATAGCTGACGCCCTGAAAGTTGTGTTTGGTGATAAGCTGCGCGCCATCTACGACAAGAGCGCCGAAACCACGCCCGGCCACGCCGTGGGCGACAACAAGAACGGCTACCTCTTCGGCGCGAGCACCGGCGCGGAGCACCTGGTGCACGAAAACGGCCACCAGTTTGCCGTGGACTGGGAGACGGGCCAGAAAACCGGCTTCTTCATCGACCAGCGCGACAACCGCGCCCTGCTGGCCCGCTACTCGGCCGGCCGCCGCGTGCTCAACACGTTTTGCTACACCGGCGGCTTCTCGGTGTATGCCCTGGAGGCCGGTGCCGAGCTGGTGCATTCCGTCGATAGCAGTAAGAAGGCCATTGCCTTAACCGAGCGCAATGCCGAGCTTTCGCACCACGCCGACCGCCACGCCGCCTACCCCGACGACGTGCTCACGTTCCTCAAAAGCCACTCGGCCGAGTACGACCTGCTGGTGCTCGACCCGCCCGCTTTTGCCAAGCACCAGAGCGCCCGCCACGCCGCCCTCATGGGATACAAGCGCCTGAATGCGGCCGGCATTGCGCACCTCGCGCCGGGCGGGTTGCTCTTCACGTTCTCGTGCTCGCAAGTCGTTAGTCCCGAGTTGTTTGAGGGCGCGGTGCTGGCCGCCGCCATCGAAGCCGGGCGGCCGGCGCGCATCCTGCACCGCCTCACGCAGCCCGCCGACCACCCGGTGAGCCTCTTTCACCCCGAAGGTGCGTACTTGAAGGGCCTCGTGCTGGCGGTAGAGTAG
- a CDS encoding DDE-type integrase/transposase/recombinase yields the protein MHAPSWPVRQQCRLLGVSPSGYYAWQKRVPVAAAELALVAWQVAAQRVFSTHAGCYGQRRLRAQLRREGHAVGRHRLRGWLSASGLRALCTRASSRPPRTTQADPQAVAAANKLATWPAATAPNQVWVGDITYLALVTGQWAYLVCWSDACSRRVVGWHVSASLHTNLILTAFKRAVAVCQPPARSARAR from the coding sequence TTGCATGCTCCCAGTTGGCCCGTGCGGCAGCAGTGCCGGCTGCTAGGCGTCAGCCCCAGCGGCTACTACGCGTGGCAGAAGCGCGTCCCCGTTGCGGCCGCCGAACTAGCGCTTGTCGCCTGGCAAGTGGCGGCCCAGCGCGTCTTTTCTACTCATGCCGGCTGCTATGGGCAACGCCGGCTACGCGCCCAGTTACGGCGCGAAGGCCACGCGGTGGGCCGGCATCGGCTGCGCGGCTGGCTCAGCGCCAGCGGCTTACGGGCGCTCTGTACCCGCGCCAGTTCTCGCCCCCCGCGCACCACGCAGGCCGACCCACAGGCCGTGGCCGCTGCTAACAAGCTCGCCACTTGGCCCGCGGCTACGGCCCCCAACCAGGTTTGGGTCGGCGACATCACCTATCTGGCTCTAGTCACGGGGCAGTGGGCGTATCTGGTGTGCTGGAGCGATGCCTGCTCCCGGCGCGTGGTGGGCTGGCACGTGAGCGCGTCGCTGCATACGAACTTGATTCTGACCGCTTTTAAGCGGGCCGTGGCCGTTTGCCAGCCCCCCGCCCGGTCTGCTCGTGCACGCTGA
- a CDS encoding carotenoid biosynthesis protein translates to MELSNVSAPAASSTRLRLAQGLIVLFHITGFLGLAFSQDKAFYLKYTPLTLLLSAGLLAAFQLERGLLFWLFVMQAFLLGMVAEVVGTNTGLLFGHYTYGATLGPQYMGAPWLIGLNWVITTYLAGILAAYLPLPWWGRVLVGAALMVGFDLCVEPVAGRYDFWHWTGHIIPLRNFRDWALLALVMQLLFVRTPFLKRNPLVPLVYLVQLLFFFGLTLLNG, encoded by the coding sequence ATGGAGTTATCGAACGTATCCGCGCCGGCGGCTTCCTCTACCCGGCTGCGCCTAGCGCAAGGCTTGATAGTGCTGTTTCATATCACGGGCTTTCTGGGGCTGGCGTTCAGCCAGGACAAGGCCTTTTATTTGAAATATACGCCCCTCACGCTGCTATTATCAGCGGGGCTGCTGGCGGCGTTTCAGCTGGAGCGCGGCCTGTTATTTTGGCTATTTGTAATGCAGGCATTCTTGCTGGGCATGGTGGCCGAGGTGGTGGGAACCAACACGGGCTTGCTGTTTGGACACTATACCTACGGGGCCACGCTGGGGCCGCAGTATATGGGCGCACCCTGGCTTATCGGGCTCAACTGGGTGATTACCACCTACCTGGCGGGCATACTGGCGGCCTACCTGCCACTGCCCTGGTGGGGGCGGGTACTGGTGGGCGCGGCCCTGATGGTGGGCTTCGACCTGTGCGTGGAGCCGGTGGCGGGCCGCTACGATTTTTGGCACTGGACGGGCCATATTATCCCGCTGCGCAATTTCCGCGACTGGGCGCTGCTGGCGCTGGTCATGCAGCTGCTGTTCGTGCGCACGCCCTTCCTTAAACGCAACCCGCTGGTGCCGCTGGTGTACTTGGTGCAGCTGCTCTTTTTCTTCGGCCTGACCTTGCTCAACGGGTAG
- the crtD gene encoding 1-hydroxycarotenoid 3,4-desaturase CrtD — MVKDLVFTKKKTFSPRQPVAIIGAGVAGLAAAARLAVAGHPVTVFEASGSFGGKMHQFSLPGGYRFDAGPSLFTLPQLVDDVFRLAHRDPADYFRYERLDPITNYFFADGTRLTAWADAPKFAAEVEQKLGVPAAAVAQFLMRSGRAYDATAGTFLHKSLHKASTYFSAETLKAVAALPSLGLTGTMHARHSTAFGQDARLVQLFDRYATYNGSDPYQAPATLSLIPHLEHGIGAFYPEGGIYAIASSLHRLGAEFGVKFRFNEPVREILTAGDLITGVRTDQDVYDFGLVVSNMDVVPTYRRLLPHQPAPERTLGQPRSSSALIFYWGVGREFSELDLHNIFFSADYKAEFDAIFQEKTVADDVTVYVNITSKKTPTDAPPGHENWFVMVNVPHDEGQDWAALTAHTRRVVLAKLNRALNIDLEPLIQAEKVWTPPGIAADTSSFGGALYGSSSNNALAAFLRHPNFSGRLAGLYFCGGSVHPGGGIPLCLLSAKIVAELITK; from the coding sequence GTGGTTAAAGACTTAGTGTTTACGAAAAAGAAAACTTTCTCCCCGCGCCAGCCCGTGGCCATTATCGGGGCGGGCGTGGCCGGGCTGGCCGCCGCGGCGCGGCTGGCGGTGGCCGGGCACCCGGTCACGGTATTTGAGGCCAGCGGCTCGTTTGGGGGCAAAATGCACCAGTTCAGCCTGCCCGGCGGCTACCGCTTTGATGCTGGGCCGTCGCTGTTCACGCTGCCACAGCTGGTGGACGACGTGTTTCGGCTGGCCCACCGCGACCCGGCCGACTACTTCCGCTACGAGCGCCTCGACCCCATCACCAACTACTTTTTTGCCGATGGCACGCGCCTCACCGCCTGGGCCGACGCGCCCAAATTCGCGGCCGAAGTGGAGCAGAAGCTAGGCGTGCCGGCGGCGGCCGTGGCGCAGTTTCTGATGCGCAGCGGCCGGGCCTACGACGCCACAGCGGGCACTTTTTTGCATAAGTCACTGCACAAAGCCAGTACCTATTTCAGCGCCGAAACGCTAAAAGCGGTGGCCGCCCTACCCTCCCTCGGCCTCACGGGCACCATGCACGCGCGCCACTCAACAGCCTTTGGCCAGGATGCGCGCCTGGTGCAACTCTTTGACCGGTACGCTACTTACAACGGATCCGACCCGTACCAGGCACCGGCCACGCTCTCGCTCATTCCGCACCTAGAGCACGGCATCGGCGCGTTTTACCCCGAGGGCGGCATCTACGCCATTGCCAGCAGCCTGCACCGGCTGGGCGCGGAGTTTGGGGTGAAATTTAGATTTAATGAGCCGGTGCGAGAGATTTTGACGGCCGGCGACCTTATTACCGGCGTGCGCACCGACCAAGATGTATATGACTTCGGCTTGGTGGTCAGTAACATGGACGTAGTGCCGACGTATCGCCGCCTCCTACCCCACCAGCCTGCGCCGGAGCGCACCCTGGGCCAGCCGCGCTCGTCGTCGGCACTGATTTTTTATTGGGGGGTAGGGCGCGAATTTTCCGAGCTGGATTTGCACAACATCTTTTTCTCGGCTGATTACAAGGCGGAGTTCGACGCGATTTTCCAGGAGAAAACCGTGGCCGACGACGTAACGGTGTACGTCAACATCACGAGCAAGAAAACGCCCACCGACGCGCCGCCCGGCCACGAAAACTGGTTTGTGATGGTGAACGTGCCCCACGACGAGGGCCAGGACTGGGCCGCCCTCACGGCCCACACGCGCCGCGTGGTGCTGGCCAAGCTCAATCGGGCATTGAATATTGATTTAGAGCCGCTTATTCAAGCCGAAAAAGTGTGGACGCCGCCCGGCATCGCAGCCGATACGTCGTCGTTTGGAGGTGCTTTGTATGGCAGCTCCAGCAACAACGCGCTGGCGGCTTTTTTGCGGCATCCTAATTTTTCGGGCCGGCTGGCGGGGCTGTACTTTTGCGGCGGCTCGGTGCATCCGGGCGGCGGCATTCCGCTGTGTTTACTTTCGGCCAAAATTGTCGCCGAGCTAATTACTAAATAA
- a CDS encoding DUF3592 domain-containing protein, which translates to MQLVAHLVYWYSTHALYCMPVAAVLIPAVLLGTRSLPAGVQQALTGMVIGLAVLTFFTIFAGSWLAGWLVYRVGETGQGEVVSTYATSVQYNNHDVRGHHVLLRTQTGQTVATSFEDDNFNVYPPANSVNYPDVGEKFTARYLPAYPQDFVIITNDNSPYAHGKQCAALLDSLQEARRTHEFDLTIAASKQAYRALIHRVIARGCYTDSTDLREYDGDLAKVQLEPCQALLDSLDIVRTRYNADVADETNKRVYLALIRRVVARPPCYTDSADLRKYYSDMKRVQASYQQLR; encoded by the coding sequence ATGCAGCTCGTCGCACACCTCGTTTACTGGTATAGCACACATGCCCTGTACTGTATGCCGGTGGCCGCGGTGCTCATCCCGGCCGTTTTGCTGGGCACCCGGTCGCTACCGGCGGGCGTGCAGCAGGCGCTGACAGGGATGGTTATTGGCCTGGCCGTGCTCACCTTCTTCACCATCTTCGCCGGCTCCTGGCTGGCCGGGTGGCTGGTGTACCGGGTGGGGGAGACGGGGCAAGGTGAAGTAGTAAGCACCTACGCGACCAGTGTGCAGTACAACAACCACGACGTGCGCGGCCACCATGTGCTGCTCCGCACGCAGACGGGACAAACAGTTGCCACTTCCTTCGAAGACGATAATTTCAACGTGTATCCACCCGCCAATTCCGTTAATTATCCCGACGTGGGGGAGAAGTTCACGGCCCGCTACCTACCAGCCTACCCTCAGGACTTTGTCATTATCACTAACGATAATAGCCCCTATGCGCACGGAAAGCAGTGCGCGGCCCTGCTGGATTCGCTACAAGAGGCTCGCCGCACCCACGAGTTCGACCTGACCATTGCGGCCAGTAAGCAGGCTTACCGCGCCCTTATTCACCGCGTCATCGCCCGAGGCTGCTACACCGACAGCACCGACCTGCGGGAGTATGACGGCGACCTAGCTAAGGTGCAGCTCGAGCCTTGCCAGGCGCTACTCGATTCGTTAGATATCGTTCGTACCCGCTACAACGCCGACGTGGCCGACGAAACCAACAAGCGGGTGTACCTGGCTCTCATCCGCCGCGTGGTGGCCCGCCCCCCTTGCTACACTGATAGTGCCGACCTACGCAAGTACTACAGCGACATGAAACGCGTGCAGGCCAGCTATCAGCAACTGCGCTAG
- a CDS encoding transposase — protein sequence MEAEKPASKRQRTKYDAAFRTETVRRVNQDGQMATRVAQALGMSEAVLGKWVRAARTQAARPAGSEALEQGNKQLRAQLARAEMERDILKKC from the coding sequence ATAGAAGCAGAAAAACCAGCCAGTAAACGGCAGCGAACCAAGTACGATGCAGCCTTTCGGACCGAGACGGTCCGCCGCGTAAACCAAGACGGGCAGATGGCCACGCGGGTAGCACAGGCGTTGGGCATGAGCGAGGCCGTGTTGGGCAAGTGGGTGCGGGCAGCCCGCACCCAAGCGGCTCGTCCAGCAGGCAGCGAAGCCCTAGAACAGGGAAACAAGCAGTTACGGGCCCAGCTGGCGCGGGCGGAGATGGAGCGCGATATTTTAAAAAAGTGCTGA
- a CDS encoding SRPBCC family protein, producing the protein MHLLLRFPVAQPPAAVLAGFTRELFVALAPPFPKFHLIRYDGNNTGDTVIIELQVGPKRWRWTSLITDNGALPDGTHYFVDEGKILPAPLRQWRHRHLIEPAPGGRGSVIVEDIHFSTGRRWLDWLIRPALWAQFKLRGPVYRRWFR; encoded by the coding sequence ATGCACCTCCTCCTGCGCTTTCCGGTGGCCCAGCCGCCCGCCGCGGTCCTGGCCGGCTTCACCCGCGAGCTATTCGTGGCCTTGGCCCCGCCGTTTCCGAAGTTTCACCTCATCCGCTACGACGGCAATAACACCGGCGATACGGTTATTATCGAGCTGCAAGTGGGCCCCAAGCGCTGGCGCTGGACTTCGCTCATCACGGATAATGGCGCGCTGCCCGATGGCACCCACTACTTCGTGGATGAGGGCAAAATCTTGCCCGCGCCGCTGCGGCAGTGGCGGCACCGCCACCTCATCGAGCCCGCGCCGGGGGGTAGGGGCAGCGTCATTGTGGAGGATATTCATTTCAGCACCGGCCGCCGCTGGCTCGACTGGCTGATTCGGCCAGCCCTGTGGGCGCAGTTCAAGCTGCGCGGGCCGGTGTACCGGCGTTGGTTTAGGTAA
- a CDS encoding aspartyl protease family protein, translating into MGPRLLGLIDTGLLRHYEVVLAYGHYRLSCYPLDAPAARPFIRRDSVAFTLQKGWLVAVDFIDSVPVQLLLDTGTRDSHFDTDFAQALTAGTRPTKAQRETIITPGGRVAAQRATLPLLQVGTTLWQNIPVVLAPPVHYQSEQALLYQGVLGNLFFR; encoded by the coding sequence ATGGGGCCGCGGCTGCTCGGACTCATCGACACGGGCCTACTGCGACACTATGAAGTAGTGCTTGCCTATGGCCACTACCGGCTAAGCTGCTACCCGCTGGACGCGCCGGCGGCTCGGCCCTTCATCCGGCGCGACTCGGTAGCCTTCACGCTCCAAAAGGGGTGGCTCGTCGCCGTGGACTTTATCGATTCCGTGCCGGTGCAATTACTCCTCGATACGGGCACCCGCGATAGCCATTTCGATACCGACTTCGCGCAAGCTCTGACGGCCGGTACCCGCCCGACGAAGGCGCAACGCGAAACCATCATCACCCCTGGCGGCCGAGTGGCGGCCCAACGCGCCACGCTGCCCCTATTACAGGTGGGGACTACGCTGTGGCAAAACATACCGGTGGTGTTAGCGCCGCCTGTACACTACCAGAGTGAGCAGGCGCTACTCTACCAAGGCGTGCTAGGTAATCTATTCTTTAGGTAA
- a CDS encoding integrase core domain-containing protein translates to MHADHGSQYTSEAFTQLLDRTQAIASLNQPGSPYDNALAESGWSTLKTELLPPGACFTDLEEARFELAEYLDHYYNTQRLHSALGYCTPLEIELHYLFKLP, encoded by the coding sequence GTGCACGCTGACCACGGCAGCCAGTACACCAGCGAAGCGTTTACCCAGCTCCTGGACCGCACCCAGGCCATTGCCAGTCTGAACCAGCCAGGCAGCCCGTATGACAATGCCCTGGCTGAGAGTGGCTGGAGTACGCTCAAAACGGAATTGCTGCCCCCCGGAGCCTGCTTCACTGACTTAGAAGAAGCTCGCTTCGAACTGGCCGAGTACCTCGACCACTACTACAACACCCAGCGGCTACACTCCGCCCTGGGCTACTGCACCCCCCTCGAAATAGAATTGCACTACCTCTTCAAGCTACCTTAG
- a CDS encoding arylesterase has product MSNLIFFGDSLTAGYGLPAAASFPALLQARLDAAGLPYRALNYGVSGDTSAGGRQRLAAVLARQPVAAFVLALGANDGLRGIAVRETTANLRFMLQEVKRQFPAAPRVLAGLQVPFDLGPLGLPGLGRYAQEFGALFAELAHSEGVGFIPSLLAGVLGRPALNLPDRVHPNAAGQQVLATNVWAVLEPLLRPAG; this is encoded by the coding sequence ATGAGTAACCTGATTTTTTTCGGTGACAGCCTCACGGCCGGCTACGGCCTGCCGGCGGCGGCCAGCTTTCCGGCGCTCCTTCAGGCCCGGCTCGACGCCGCTGGCCTACCCTACCGGGCCCTGAACTACGGCGTGAGTGGCGATACCTCGGCCGGGGGGCGGCAGCGGCTGGCGGCGGTGCTGGCCCGGCAGCCCGTGGCGGCCTTCGTGCTGGCACTGGGCGCGAATGACGGCCTGCGCGGCATTGCGGTGCGCGAAACCACGGCCAACCTGCGCTTTATGCTGCAAGAGGTAAAGCGGCAGTTCCCGGCCGCGCCGCGGGTACTGGCTGGCTTGCAGGTGCCCTTCGACCTGGGGCCGCTGGGCCTGCCCGGCCTGGGCCGCTACGCCCAGGAATTCGGGGCGCTGTTTGCGGAGCTGGCCCACAGCGAGGGGGTAGGGTTTATTCCGTCCTTGCTGGCGGGCGTGCTGGGCCGCCCTGCCCTCAACCTCCCCGACCGCGTGCACCCCAACGCCGCCGGCCAGCAGGTGCTGGCCACCAACGTGTGGGCCGTGCTGGAGCCCCTGCTGCGACCCGCAGGGTAG